The Equus przewalskii isolate Varuska chromosome 8, EquPr2, whole genome shotgun sequence genome has a window encoding:
- the C8H8orf90 gene encoding uncharacterized protein C8orf90 homolog, which yields MASPCSGDPSSAGLPPPSVATPGPAAPPEPPFPDIYGGDAQLWEAHFRGIGRAYRALGKEDDFAIRLLTEDFTLPFPFAWPPGPDPARGPLFYDPHDRAGFDFLLRGPGAPPPALLRPLHSTAQAAERKRRLERLARSYAHAGAGQPPGLVLLPPGPEAGTPAAAPPGWASPRRPRESQ from the exons ATGGCATCCCCCTGTTCCGGGGACCCCAGTTCAGCAGGTCTGCCCCCTCCTTCTGTAGCCACTCCAG GTCCCGCCGCGCCCCCGGAGCCCCCCTTCCCAGACATCTACGGCGGGGACGCGCAGCTCTGGGAGGCGCACTTCCGCGGCATCGGGCGCGCCTACCGCGCGCTGGGCAAGGAGGACGACTTCGCCATCCGCCTGCTCACCGAGGACTTCACGCTGCCCTTCCCGTTCGCCTGGCCGCCGGGGCCCGACCCGGCCCGCGGGCCGCTCTTCTACGACCCCCACGACCGCGCGGGCTTCGACTTCCTGCTGCGGGGCCCGGGCGCGCCGCCCCCCGCGCTGCTGCGGCCCCTGCACAGCACGGCGCAGGCGGCCGAGCGCAAGCGGCGCCTGGAGAGGCTGGCGCGCAGCTACGCGCACGCGGGCGccggccagccccctggcctcgTGCTGCTCCCGCCTGGGCCCGAGGCCGGCACCCCCGCGGCGGCGCCCCCCggctgggccagcccccggcGGCCCCGAGAAAGTCAATAA